One genomic window of Pyxidicoccus trucidator includes the following:
- a CDS encoding arylsulfatase has protein sequence MKKNGKRQAGNGEGSPNDTLQREVLPIPDQPYQGLRPFSARDPSAKFPPIVPLRPPKGAPNVLVVLLDDVGFGATSAFGGVVNTPTAERLAAKGLKYNRFHTTALCSPTRAALLTGRNHHAVGFGGITETATSSPGYSCVRPNHCAPVAEVLKLNGYSTAQFGKCHEVPVWETSPVGPFERWPTGSGFEYFFGFIGGETNQWYPAIYENTTPMEQDRTPEQGYHFMEDMTDRAMDWVRQQKALVPDKPFFVYFAPGATHAPHHVPKDWADKYKGRFDAGWDALREEVFARQKKLGVIPKDCQLTPRPKEIPAWADMPEKLRPVLARQMEVYAGFLEYADFHVGRLIDSLEKMGVLEDTLVYYIIGDNGASAEGTVNGTLNEGFIFNDILGVETPEYLIQNMHKLGTPEAYNHYAVGWAHAMDTPYQWTKQVASHYGGTRNGCIVHWPNGIEARGEVRSQFSHVIDVGPTILEAANLPQPVAVHGVQQTPMQGTSMRFSFDDAKAPERHETQYFEMFGNRGIYHQGWTAVTKHRTPWETKASVSLEEDVWELYDTTKDWTQARDLATSRPDKLRELQQLFLIEAAKFYVLPLDDRGVERFNAELAGRPELIQGDSQMLSGSMRRLGENSMLNIKNKSHSVTAEVEIPAGGASGVIITQGGSFGGWCLYARRGRLSYCYNYGGLRRDYVEATSELPPGTHQVRMEFKYDGGGLGRGGDVTLYVDGKKVGRGRVEKTLAYVLSEETADVGMEHGSPVAEGFHNGDSKFTGRVRWVQLDKGKEDFDHFVSPQELFKIAMSRQ, from the coding sequence ATGAAGAAGAATGGCAAGCGGCAGGCGGGCAACGGAGAGGGTTCTCCCAACGACACACTCCAGCGCGAGGTGCTCCCCATACCGGACCAGCCCTACCAGGGCTTGCGTCCGTTCAGTGCCAGGGACCCGAGCGCGAAGTTCCCACCCATCGTCCCGCTGCGGCCTCCGAAGGGCGCGCCCAACGTCCTCGTGGTGCTGCTGGACGACGTGGGGTTCGGTGCCACCAGCGCCTTCGGCGGCGTCGTCAACACCCCCACCGCGGAGCGCCTGGCGGCCAAGGGCCTCAAGTACAACCGCTTCCACACCACCGCGCTCTGCTCGCCCACGCGCGCCGCGCTCCTCACCGGCCGCAACCACCACGCGGTGGGCTTCGGCGGAATCACGGAGACCGCCACCTCCTCGCCGGGCTACAGCTGCGTGCGCCCCAACCACTGCGCGCCGGTGGCCGAAGTCCTCAAGCTCAACGGCTACAGCACCGCGCAGTTCGGCAAGTGCCACGAGGTGCCCGTCTGGGAGACCAGCCCCGTGGGGCCCTTCGAGCGGTGGCCGACCGGCTCCGGCTTCGAATACTTCTTCGGCTTCATCGGCGGCGAGACGAACCAGTGGTACCCGGCGATCTACGAGAACACGACGCCCATGGAGCAGGACCGCACGCCGGAGCAGGGCTATCACTTCATGGAGGACATGACGGACCGGGCCATGGACTGGGTGCGCCAGCAGAAGGCGCTCGTGCCGGACAAGCCCTTCTTCGTCTACTTCGCCCCGGGCGCCACCCACGCTCCGCACCATGTCCCCAAGGACTGGGCGGACAAGTACAAGGGGCGCTTCGATGCCGGCTGGGACGCGCTGCGCGAGGAGGTCTTCGCGCGGCAGAAGAAGCTGGGCGTCATCCCCAAGGACTGTCAGCTCACCCCACGCCCCAAGGAAATCCCCGCCTGGGCGGACATGCCGGAGAAGCTGCGGCCGGTGCTCGCGCGGCAGATGGAGGTCTACGCGGGCTTCCTCGAGTACGCGGACTTCCACGTGGGACGGCTCATCGACTCGCTGGAGAAGATGGGCGTGCTGGAGGACACGCTCGTCTACTACATCATCGGCGACAACGGCGCCTCCGCCGAGGGCACCGTCAACGGCACGCTCAACGAGGGCTTCATCTTCAACGACATCCTGGGCGTGGAGACGCCTGAGTACCTCATCCAGAACATGCACAAGCTCGGCACACCCGAGGCCTACAACCACTACGCGGTGGGCTGGGCGCATGCCATGGACACGCCCTACCAGTGGACCAAGCAGGTGGCCTCGCACTACGGCGGCACACGCAACGGCTGCATCGTCCACTGGCCCAACGGCATCGAGGCCCGGGGCGAGGTCCGCTCGCAGTTCTCCCATGTCATCGACGTGGGGCCCACCATCCTGGAGGCCGCGAACCTGCCCCAGCCGGTGGCGGTCCACGGTGTGCAGCAGACTCCGATGCAGGGGACGAGCATGCGCTTCAGCTTCGACGACGCGAAAGCGCCGGAGCGGCATGAGACGCAGTATTTCGAGATGTTCGGCAACCGCGGCATCTACCACCAGGGCTGGACGGCCGTGACGAAGCACCGCACCCCGTGGGAGACCAAGGCGAGCGTGAGCCTCGAAGAAGACGTCTGGGAGCTCTACGACACGACGAAGGACTGGACGCAGGCGCGCGACCTCGCGACCTCGCGGCCGGACAAGCTGCGCGAGCTGCAGCAGCTCTTCCTCATCGAGGCCGCGAAGTTCTACGTGCTGCCGCTGGACGACCGCGGTGTCGAGCGCTTCAACGCGGAGCTGGCCGGGCGGCCCGAGCTCATCCAGGGCGACTCGCAGATGCTCTCGGGCTCCATGCGGCGGCTCGGCGAGAACTCGATGCTCAACATCAAGAACAAGTCGCACTCCGTCACCGCCGAGGTGGAGATACCGGCGGGCGGCGCGAGCGGCGTCATCATCACCCAGGGCGGCTCGTTCGGCGGCTGGTGCCTCTACGCGCGCCGGGGCCGGCTCAGCTACTGCTACAACTACGGCGGCCTGCGTCGGGACTACGTCGAGGCCACCAGCGAGCTGCCTCCGGGTACGCACCAGGTCCGCATGGAGTTCAAGTACGACGGCGGAGGCCTGGGCAGGGGTGGCGACGTGACGTTGTACGTCGACGGCAAGAAGGTGGGGCGCGGCCGGGTGGAGAAGACCCTGGCCTACGTGCTCTCCGAGGAGACGGCCGACGTGGGCATGGAGCATGGCTCCCCCGTGGCGGAGGGCTTCCACAACGGCGACAGCAAGTTCACGGGCCGGGTGA
- a CDS encoding DUF4136 domain-containing protein: MSPHHRLAVPLLLLLLAACSGIETNTHYDPASVGKLDGYKTYAWLPAPEGADPRIYNDVTEAQVKKVVDAQLASRGYRKVDENPDFKFGWHGSIDQKMDVDTVNSYYGYGWGSWYAPYGPGMSVGATFPQTYVDEYEEGTLILDVVDAGTNKLVWRGTAQAALEDNPSPQRREERLGEAVKDVLEQFPPKGK, from the coding sequence ATGTCCCCGCACCACCGGCTTGCGGTGCCGCTGCTCTTGTTGCTGTTGGCAGCCTGCTCCGGCATCGAGACGAACACCCACTACGACCCGGCCTCCGTCGGCAAGCTGGACGGTTACAAGACGTATGCCTGGCTGCCCGCGCCAGAGGGCGCGGACCCTCGCATCTACAACGACGTCACCGAGGCCCAGGTGAAGAAGGTGGTGGATGCGCAGCTGGCGTCCCGGGGCTACCGGAAGGTGGATGAGAATCCGGACTTCAAGTTCGGCTGGCACGGCTCCATCGACCAGAAGATGGATGTGGACACGGTGAACTCGTACTACGGCTATGGATGGGGCTCCTGGTACGCGCCCTACGGGCCGGGCATGTCGGTGGGCGCCACCTTCCCCCAGACCTATGTCGATGAGTACGAAGAGGGCACGCTCATCCTCGACGTCGTCGACGCCGGCACCAACAAGCTCGTCTGGCGCGGCACGGCCCAGGCCGCGCTGGAAGACAACCCCTCGCCCCAGAGGCGCGAGGAGCGACTCGGCGAGGCCGTGAAGGATGTCCTGGAGCAGTTCCCGCCCAAGGGGAAGTGA
- a CDS encoding CorA family divalent cation transporter: MTPSDDLTGAFALLLTGDGGARPVSLDDARPGDGLSWFHFPLESPGLSRWLEDRLGLPEPVRRLLLSGATHVQVEAIDPDGLVLLLRQPRTRAEPGVRTGLRVYATRHLCLTLADREVASITLLRHELEQGRGPRSTDFLLGLAGAAASSQVLHVVELDERMVDLEARVEAHGADAAQRLRDLRRALIELRSAVSASRDVLMRVGLLDIDWLRAQRRPMKDLTRRADSVLKDLDSLLDRARILHDELKARQDARMNYTLYVLTLISGVFLPLSFITGLLGVNVGGIPGTAWPGSFVVLCLLLLALAVAEWWALRRRKLV; encoded by the coding sequence ATGACACCCTCCGACGACCTCACCGGCGCCTTCGCGCTCCTGTTGACGGGCGATGGAGGTGCACGCCCCGTTTCGCTCGACGACGCGCGGCCCGGGGACGGCCTGTCGTGGTTCCACTTCCCCCTGGAGTCGCCAGGGCTGTCACGGTGGCTCGAGGATCGCCTCGGTCTGCCGGAGCCGGTGCGGCGGCTGCTGCTCTCGGGCGCTACACACGTGCAGGTGGAGGCCATCGACCCCGATGGACTGGTCCTCCTGTTGCGCCAGCCGAGGACCCGCGCGGAGCCCGGCGTGAGGACCGGGCTGCGCGTGTATGCCACCCGCCACCTGTGCCTCACCCTGGCGGACCGGGAGGTGGCCTCCATCACGCTGTTGCGCCACGAGCTGGAGCAGGGGAGGGGCCCCCGCTCCACGGACTTCCTCCTCGGGCTCGCGGGCGCCGCGGCGTCGAGCCAGGTACTGCACGTCGTCGAGCTCGACGAGCGGATGGTGGACCTGGAGGCGCGGGTCGAGGCCCACGGGGCGGATGCGGCACAGCGGCTGCGCGACCTGCGGCGGGCCCTCATCGAGCTGCGCAGCGCGGTCTCCGCCAGCAGGGATGTCCTCATGCGCGTGGGCCTGCTGGACATCGACTGGCTCCGCGCGCAGCGCCGGCCCATGAAGGACCTGACCCGGCGCGCGGACAGCGTGCTGAAGGACTTGGACTCGCTCCTGGACCGCGCGCGCATCCTCCACGACGAGCTGAAGGCCCGGCAGGACGCGCGCATGAACTACACGCTCTACGTCCTCACCCTCATCTCCGGTGTCTTCCTCCCGCTGTCCTTCATCACCGGGCTGCTGGGTGTCAACGTGGGAGGCATCCCGGGCACGGCCTGGCCCGGCTCCTTCGTCGTGCTGTGCCTGCTGCTGCTGGCCCTGGCCGTGGCCGAGTGGTGGGCGCTGCGCCGCCGCAAGCTGGTGTGA
- a CDS encoding neuromedin U, with the protein MGARASSWSAALCGLVLAGAVEASSHEDLAKAVQNPVANLISVPLQDNVDFGIDPGDRVRNTLNIQPVIPMTLTEDFNLINRIILPVLYQPDLADGSGGTFGLGDTSATFFVAPSKPGTLIWGVGPALLLPTATDDVLGTGKWSIGPSAVALVQPGDLSAGVLANNVWSVFGDGDRESVNQLLVQYFLTYNLPGGWYVTSAPIITANWEAPSGDQWLVPFGAGGGKVFKVGRQSLNGSVSAYYNAVRPDVPGAAQWQLRVQLAFLFPKGKKAP; encoded by the coding sequence ATGGGGGCGCGGGCTTCGAGCTGGAGTGCGGCGCTGTGCGGGCTGGTGCTGGCGGGAGCCGTCGAGGCCAGCTCGCATGAAGACCTGGCCAAGGCGGTGCAGAACCCGGTGGCCAACCTCATCAGCGTGCCGCTGCAGGACAACGTGGACTTCGGCATCGACCCGGGTGACCGGGTGCGGAACACGCTCAACATCCAGCCGGTCATCCCCATGACGCTGACGGAGGACTTCAATCTCATCAACCGCATCATCCTCCCCGTCCTCTACCAGCCGGACCTGGCGGACGGGAGCGGCGGCACGTTCGGCCTCGGAGACACCTCGGCCACGTTCTTCGTGGCGCCCTCGAAGCCGGGGACGCTCATCTGGGGCGTGGGGCCCGCGCTGTTGCTGCCGACCGCCACCGATGACGTCCTGGGGACGGGGAAGTGGAGCATCGGGCCTTCGGCGGTGGCCCTGGTGCAGCCCGGCGACCTGTCCGCCGGCGTGCTGGCCAACAACGTGTGGTCCGTCTTCGGTGATGGGGACCGGGAGAGCGTCAACCAGCTCCTCGTGCAGTACTTCCTCACCTACAACCTGCCCGGGGGCTGGTACGTGACGTCCGCGCCCATCATCACCGCCAACTGGGAGGCGCCCTCGGGGGACCAGTGGCTCGTACCGTTCGGCGCGGGCGGGGGCAAGGTCTTCAAGGTCGGTCGCCAGTCGCTGAACGGCTCGGTGTCCGCGTACTACAACGCCGTGCGCCCGGACGTGCCGGGGGCCGCGCAGTGGCAGCTCCGTGTTCAACTCGCCTTCCTGTTCCCCAAGGGGAAGAAGGCCCCGTAG
- a CDS encoding SulP family inorganic anion transporter, giving the protein MPSSPTAPPADRKPLSHYLPFLAWMPAWRPRMLKREMVAALTVTALLIPEGMAYAELAGVPPQTAFYAAPAALVLYALLGSSRQLIVAVSATVAVLSAATVGAMAPAGSTRFIALTAALAMLAGVISILAGVLRLGRLSQFFSESVLTGFVFGLALVIAIKQVPKLLGLEGGGGNFFERLWHLVTHLPQAHLVTAILGAVSLALLLGIDRVSRRIPSALVVLVLGTIVAGLLGLQARGVKVVGELPAGLAGPRLPDVSWKDLVALLPGALGIALVAFAEAVGPARMMATKHRYEVDANQELIGIGAANLGAGLFRGFPIGCSLSKTAANDAAGARSEMSSILAAGLTLLVALFFTPLFRTLPEATLGAIVVVAISGMMDVPELRRLYRLRRADFLMACAALLGVLVLDVLPGLLLAVGLSVLILVWRASKPRVSELGRTPGTLDFADVRRQPTPATIPGLLVLRPNEGLFFANATALRDAIIDRADRTPGVRALLLDLEATVDLDVPGADMLAELKDSLEHRDVTLMLSRVLEPTRRMLETSGVTEKIGSERIHAQTLDGVTAYLADRAGHSREEWALIRDGLNRLHALVDEAVPSAEQEADRQRLLKLSEELTRAGDGMAGPEKPPEG; this is encoded by the coding sequence ATGCCGTCCTCTCCTACCGCGCCTCCCGCGGACCGGAAGCCCCTCAGTCACTACCTGCCCTTCCTCGCGTGGATGCCCGCCTGGCGCCCGCGCATGCTGAAGCGGGAGATGGTGGCGGCCCTCACGGTGACGGCGCTCCTCATCCCCGAGGGCATGGCCTACGCGGAGCTGGCGGGCGTGCCGCCCCAGACGGCCTTCTACGCCGCGCCGGCCGCGCTCGTGCTCTATGCCCTGCTTGGCAGCTCGCGCCAGCTCATCGTCGCCGTCTCGGCCACCGTGGCCGTGCTCTCCGCGGCGACGGTGGGGGCGATGGCTCCGGCCGGCTCCACGCGCTTCATCGCCCTCACCGCGGCCCTGGCCATGCTGGCGGGCGTCATCTCCATCCTCGCGGGCGTGCTACGGCTCGGTCGGCTGTCGCAGTTCTTCTCCGAGTCCGTCCTCACCGGCTTCGTCTTCGGGCTGGCGCTGGTGATTGCCATCAAGCAGGTGCCCAAGCTCCTGGGGCTGGAGGGCGGCGGGGGCAACTTCTTCGAGCGGCTGTGGCACCTCGTCACCCACCTGCCCCAGGCCCACCTCGTCACCGCCATCCTCGGAGCGGTGAGCCTCGCGCTGCTGCTAGGCATCGATCGCGTGTCACGCCGGATTCCCTCCGCGCTGGTGGTGCTGGTGCTGGGAACGATCGTTGCGGGGTTGCTCGGGCTCCAGGCCCGGGGCGTGAAGGTGGTGGGCGAGCTGCCGGCGGGACTCGCCGGGCCCCGGCTCCCCGATGTGTCGTGGAAGGACCTGGTCGCGCTGCTGCCAGGCGCGCTGGGCATCGCGCTGGTGGCCTTCGCCGAGGCCGTGGGCCCCGCCCGGATGATGGCCACGAAGCACCGCTACGAGGTGGACGCCAACCAGGAGCTCATCGGCATTGGCGCGGCGAACCTGGGGGCGGGCCTCTTCCGGGGCTTCCCCATCGGCTGCAGCCTGTCCAAGACAGCGGCCAACGACGCGGCGGGAGCCCGCTCGGAGATGTCCTCCATCCTGGCCGCGGGCCTCACCCTGCTGGTGGCCCTCTTCTTCACGCCGCTGTTCCGCACCCTGCCCGAGGCCACGCTCGGCGCCATCGTCGTGGTGGCCATCTCCGGGATGATGGACGTGCCGGAGCTGCGCCGGCTGTACCGGCTGCGCCGCGCGGACTTCCTGATGGCCTGTGCCGCGCTGCTGGGCGTGCTCGTGCTGGACGTGCTGCCAGGGCTGCTGCTGGCGGTGGGGCTCTCCGTGCTCATCCTCGTCTGGCGTGCCAGCAAGCCCCGCGTGAGCGAGCTGGGGCGGACCCCGGGCACGCTGGACTTCGCCGACGTCCGGCGCCAGCCCACGCCCGCCACCATCCCCGGGCTGCTGGTGCTCCGCCCCAACGAAGGCCTCTTCTTCGCGAACGCCACCGCCCTGAGGGACGCCATCATCGACCGGGCGGACAGGACTCCGGGCGTGCGCGCCTTGCTGCTGGACCTGGAGGCGACGGTGGACCTGGACGTCCCGGGCGCCGACATGCTCGCCGAGCTGAAGGATTCCCTGGAGCACCGCGACGTGACGCTGATGCTGTCCCGGGTGCTGGAGCCGACCCGGCGGATGCTCGAGACGTCGGGAGTGACGGAGAAGATAGGCAGCGAGCGGATTCATGCCCAGACGCTGGATGGAGTCACGGCCTACCTGGCCGACCGGGCCGGGCACTCGCGCGAGGAGTGGGCGCTCATCCGTGACGGCCTGAACCGGCTGCACGCCCTGGTGGACGAGGCCGTCCCCTCGGCGGAGCAGGAAGCGGACCGTCAGCGATTGCTGAAGCTGAGTGAGGAGCTGACGCGGGCCGGCGACGGAATGGCGGGCCCCGAGAAGCCCCCGGAGGGGTGA